The following is a genomic window from Prunus persica cultivar Lovell chromosome G7, Prunus_persica_NCBIv2, whole genome shotgun sequence.
AATGGACCCAAAGCTTGCGGATCCGAGATCCTTATACGGGCCGGGTGAAAGCCCACCATCTTGACCTGTAAACCTCTTcacccctcctcctcctcttcctctcttcctcctccgcGCCCTAAAACTCCAAACCCCAGCAACCCCAACAAAAATGACCAGGGCCCCACACACCACCCCAATCCCCACCCCAAAACCCAcgttcattttctttctccctgcaCCCTCCCGCACCTTAAAATAACCCATCTTGCTCTCATCCCCAACGCCCACCAGTGTTTGGATCGGGTAGTCCATGGTGTAACAAAACCCGGATGCGTTATTGTACACAGCGCCCCAGCAACTGCAGTTCCTCTCACAAACTCTCTCGCACTCCCCGTACGACGACGTCGTTTGGTACCCCATTAACTCTTTGTACGGCAGCTCCACGCCGCTCCTCCGTATAACCCAGAAGTTACTAATCTCCCCCAATCCGCTTCTGCAGAAGTCACCGTTCTGAACCGGAAAACACTCACCGGATCGAAACTCCGTCCGGTTATCCAAACAGAAGCACGAGCCGTTCCCTGCTCCGCACAAACCGTACGCACCGCAGGGGCTGGGGAGCTCGCAGGGGAGAGAAATCGCCTGGAAATCCGGAACCCATTTGGACCCGTCCCAGTAAAACCCGTTGAAGTTTCCGTCCGGTTCTAACCGGACCTTGCGGAGGCCATTGACGGGCCTGTGGAAGGTGTTGAAGGGTTGAATATCGACTGGCGCTGAGTTCCCAGTTTGGTACATTCCGAGGAACCCGTCCGAGTTGACTTGGGCGTAAATCGGTCCTCTGCCTTCGACTATTTCAGCTTTGACTTCCATGGCTCTGTGTCTCCAGTAAATTTGGTCTGAGTTTGAGCCTGATTTGAACTTTGCGTACAAACCCATGAAATTATTCCCCAATCGCATTGAGTAGAGCCCATTGGAGGAGACGAGGGACATGGTCGATGTGAAATTCTGATTCTCGACGAGGATATTTGTGGGAAAGTCGAAGCTCTGCCATAGAACTGAGCTCTGGGTTTGTACTTGGACGTTGGAGGTGTTGAGGAGCACAACTCGGTCGCCTTGGGTGTGAGTTGACCAGAACACCCTTCCCTGAGGATCGGAGAGGACGAGGCTGCCATTGAAGACGAGGGTTGTGCGGTCGGACCAGCGAGCTAGCTGTGCCGGGTTGGCGAGCCAGAGCGGGTCTGAGGAGGGCACGTGGAGGAGAGCGAGAGCAAGTTGGGTTTTGTTGACTCGGAGGAAACCCAGTGAGAAATTGCCATTTGGGTCGGCGAGGAGAGATTGGAAGGTTTGGATTGAAGGGTCGGGAGTGGCTTTGAAGTCTCTGAGAAGCTCTGTTTGGGGGGCGGCAGCAGAAGATGGCCAtgtgggtgtgtagagtagTAGAGTGAGTGTGATAAGAAGAAGCTGAGTTGAACTTAAACGAGTCACAAAGTGAGTGAACGTTTCCATGGTGGAAGAGAatggaagaggagagagagagagtgatgaCTAG
Proteins encoded in this region:
- the LOC18769877 gene encoding PAN domain-containing protein At5g03700; translation: METFTHFVTRLSSTQLLLITLTLLLYTPTWPSSAAAPQTELLRDFKATPDPSIQTFQSLLADPNGNFSLGFLRVNKTQLALALLHVPSSDPLWLANPAQLARWSDRTTLVFNGSLVLSDPQGRVFWSTHTQGDRVVLLNTSNVQVQTQSSVLWQSFDFPTNILVENQNFTSTMSLVSSNGLYSMRLGNNFMGLYAKFKSGSNSDQIYWRHRAMEVKAEIVEGRGPIYAQVNSDGFLGMYQTGNSAPVDIQPFNTFHRPVNGLRKVRLEPDGNFNGFYWDGSKWVPDFQAISLPCELPSPCGAYGLCGAGNGSCFCLDNRTEFRSGECFPVQNGDFCRSGLGEISNFWVIRRSGVELPYKELMGYQTTSSYGECERVCERNCSCWGAVYNNASGFCYTMDYPIQTLVGVGDESKMGYFKVREGAGRKKMNVGFGVGIGVVCGALVIFVGVAGVWSFRARRRKRGRGGGGVKRFTGQDGGLSPGPYKDLGSASFGSIEMGNNSR